A window of the Candidatus Saccharibacteria bacterium oral taxon 488 genome harbors these coding sequences:
- the argS gene encoding arginine--tRNA ligase, which produces MEQIISQAVKQLFDQDVSVQLTRPDPKFGDFATNVALQLAKPLGKNPREIAEAIAEELRGREELGEVSVAGPGFINVKLSDQAVLELLKVRPATNRSGQTVVIETNCPNPFKAMHIGHALNAILADTMANLLAVDGASVHRVSYHGDVGTHVGKSMWAILREIDGDVGKLDAIPADKRNEFMSRMYVEGARAAKESPEARAEIDELAKQSFVLDDPLYKQVYEICKAWSFDEIDANVARLGNVPIERRYVESETEVPGKALIKEKTPEVFTKSDGAYIFKGSQYGAFDNVFIGSHGNGLYGAHDMGLIQLKRQDYPNLDLSITVNGEEQAAYFRGVIAASELAIPELKGKLFNYATGLVKLTTGKMSSRTGEVITIDWLFNEFKKAIKQAGGEPTDAVVAGALRYQFLKVKIGSDVVFDINDAVSLTGNTGSYLQYAHARARGILAKSEQAVAFPTELFDEDRLLVRKMSEYAEAVNRATESLEPHHVCAYLFELAQEFNRYYEKNQVVGSDKEAHRVGLVAVYADILKAGLTILGIVAPDKL; this is translated from the coding sequence ATGGAACAGATTATTTCTCAGGCGGTGAAGCAACTTTTTGATCAAGATGTATCGGTGCAATTGACGCGCCCCGACCCAAAGTTTGGCGATTTTGCGACGAACGTGGCGCTGCAGCTGGCGAAGCCGCTGGGTAAGAATCCGCGCGAGATTGCTGAGGCGATTGCTGAGGAGCTGCGTGGTCGTGAGGAGTTGGGCGAGGTGAGCGTGGCTGGGCCGGGCTTCATCAACGTGAAATTAAGCGATCAAGCGGTGTTGGAGTTGCTGAAAGTGCGACCAGCGACCAACCGTTCAGGTCAAACAGTGGTCATTGAAACTAATTGTCCAAATCCATTTAAGGCCATGCATATCGGCCACGCGCTGAATGCGATTTTGGCGGACACCATGGCGAATTTACTGGCGGTGGATGGTGCGTCGGTACACCGGGTGAGTTACCACGGCGACGTCGGCACGCATGTCGGTAAGAGCATGTGGGCGATTCTTCGCGAGATTGATGGCGATGTTGGCAAGTTAGACGCTATTCCGGCTGATAAGCGCAACGAGTTTATGAGCCGTATGTACGTTGAAGGGGCGCGGGCAGCTAAAGAATCACCAGAGGCACGGGCAGAAATCGACGAGCTGGCCAAGCAATCGTTTGTACTGGATGATCCGCTATATAAGCAGGTGTATGAGATTTGTAAAGCCTGGAGCTTTGATGAAATTGATGCCAATGTGGCGCGGCTGGGCAATGTGCCAATTGAGCGGCGCTACGTCGAGAGCGAAACCGAAGTGCCAGGCAAGGCCTTGATCAAAGAAAAAACCCCAGAAGTCTTTACCAAATCAGATGGTGCGTACATCTTCAAAGGTAGCCAATACGGTGCGTTTGATAATGTGTTCATCGGTTCGCACGGCAACGGATTATATGGTGCGCACGACATGGGGCTAATTCAGCTGAAGCGCCAAGATTATCCAAACCTAGACCTATCGATTACGGTCAACGGCGAAGAGCAGGCGGCGTATTTCCGCGGGGTGATCGCGGCTAGTGAATTGGCCATTCCAGAATTGAAAGGTAAGTTGTTTAATTATGCAACTGGCCTGGTTAAATTAACGACCGGCAAGATGAGCTCGCGCACTGGCGAGGTGATTACTATTGACTGGCTGTTTAACGAGTTCAAGAAAGCCATCAAGCAAGCTGGCGGCGAGCCGACCGACGCGGTGGTGGCGGGCGCGCTGCGCTATCAATTTTTGAAGGTGAAAATTGGTAGCGACGTGGTATTTGATATCAATGATGCGGTCAGTCTCACCGGTAATACTGGTAGCTACCTGCAATATGCACACGCTCGGGCGCGAGGAATTTTGGCAAAATCTGAGCAAGCAGTTGCATTTCCGACAGAATTGTTCGACGAAGATCGGCTGCTCGTCAGGAAAATGAGTGAATACGCCGAGGCGGTTAACCGCGCTACCGAAAGTTTGGAGCCGCATCATGTCTGCGCCTATTTGTTTGAGCTGGCGCAGGAGTTCAACCGTTACTATGAGAAAAATCAAGTTGTCGGCAGCGACAAAGAAGCGCACCGTGTCGGCTTGGTGGCGGTGTATGCTGACATCTTGAAGGCGGGACTCACCATTCTTGGTATCGTTGCCCCTGATAAATTGTAA
- the pyrH gene encoding UMP kinase yields MTKRILLKLSGEQLQGEFASGFDPARARWIAEQIKPALKTGAEVVIMVGGGNYVRGNQIVGHGIQPVSAHNIGMLSTLMNAIALADVFNDAGLPTRALSTVEINQFIDHYTFRRALSHIQKGRVVIVACGTGRPFLTTDTAALNLALEMQCDMVIKTTKVDGVYDKDPVRFPDAVKLDQLSYQDALTNPDIAVMDKAAIGLAMDEHIPVIICDLLTDGNIARAANGESVGTLIS; encoded by the coding sequence ATGACCAAACGCATTCTCCTCAAATTATCCGGCGAGCAGCTTCAGGGCGAGTTCGCCAGCGGCTTCGACCCCGCTCGCGCCCGCTGGATCGCCGAACAAATCAAACCAGCGCTAAAAACTGGCGCCGAAGTCGTCATCATGGTTGGCGGCGGCAATTATGTCCGCGGCAACCAAATCGTCGGCCACGGCATTCAGCCTGTTTCAGCCCATAATATCGGCATGCTCTCTACCCTGATGAACGCCATCGCCCTGGCTGATGTCTTCAACGACGCTGGCTTGCCAACCCGCGCCCTGTCCACTGTAGAAATTAATCAATTTATCGACCACTACACTTTCCGCCGGGCGCTCAGCCACATTCAAAAAGGCCGGGTGGTCATCGTTGCCTGTGGCACTGGCCGGCCCTTCCTGACCACCGACACCGCCGCTCTCAACCTCGCCCTAGAGATGCAGTGCGACATGGTGATCAAAACAACGAAAGTCGACGGCGTATATGATAAGGATCCGGTGAGATTTCCAGACGCTGTTAAACTTGATCAGCTATCATACCAGGACGCCCTCACTAACCCCGATATCGCCGTCATGGACAAAGCCGCCATCGGTCTGGCTATGGATGAACACATCCCGGTTATTATCTGCGACTTACTCACCGACGGCAATATTGCCCGAGCTGCCAACGGCGAATCAGTCGGCACGCTGATTTCCTAG
- a CDS encoding oligoribonuclease: MKASFKPKKILWMDLEMTGLDPVHDEILEVAAIVTDWDFTEIATYEGVVCHDSEKLGKLLDRNASFWNEHPAARRGLEEQNASGKPLAEVERDLLAFCDEYFADEPRILLGGNSIHQDRRFIDGWWPTLSKRLHYRMLDVSAWKVVFEGKYGKKFAKPEDHRALEDIRGSIMELQYYLKKVKS, encoded by the coding sequence ATGAAAGCCAGTTTTAAGCCGAAAAAGATTTTATGGATGGATTTGGAGATGACCGGGCTGGATCCGGTGCATGATGAGATTTTGGAGGTGGCGGCGATCGTCACGGATTGGGATTTTACGGAGATTGCGACGTATGAGGGAGTGGTGTGTCATGATTCAGAGAAGCTAGGTAAATTGCTAGATCGAAATGCTAGCTTTTGGAACGAGCATCCAGCGGCACGCCGCGGTTTGGAGGAACAAAACGCCTCTGGCAAACCGCTGGCCGAAGTGGAGCGCGATTTGTTGGCGTTTTGCGATGAATATTTTGCGGACGAGCCGCGGATTTTACTGGGCGGCAATTCAATTCACCAAGACCGGCGGTTTATTGACGGGTGGTGGCCTACGTTGTCAAAAAGGCTACACTATCGGATGTTGGACGTTAGTGCCTGGAAAGTGGTGTTTGAAGGTAAATACGGCAAGAAATTTGCCAAACCAGAGGACCATCGGGCGCTGGAAGATATTCGCGGCAGCATTATGGAATTACAATATTATTTGAAGAAGGTGAAAAGCTAG
- a CDS encoding MmcQ/YjbR family DNA-binding protein, translating to MTHKQFEEFILSLPGVWLDYPFGEDIAVYKFGKSNNGAGKMVALVAEGSKPLRVSLKCDPLLAENLREKYETVLPGYHLNKKHWNTIICSGQLSDEEIFDLARLSYRLVAE from the coding sequence ATGACTCATAAACAATTTGAAGAGTTTATCCTCAGTTTGCCCGGTGTGTGGCTGGATTATCCGTTTGGCGAGGATATCGCGGTGTATAAATTTGGCAAGAGCAATAACGGCGCAGGGAAGATGGTGGCGCTGGTAGCGGAGGGATCAAAGCCACTCAGGGTAAGTCTAAAGTGCGATCCGCTGTTGGCTGAGAATTTGCGGGAGAAATACGAGACGGTGCTGCCGGGCTATCATCTGAACAAGAAACACTGGAACACTATCATTTGCTCGGGGCAACTGAGTGATGAGGAAATTTTTGATTTGGCGCGACTGAGTTATCGGTTGGTGGCGGAGTGA